The following coding sequences are from one Arthrobacter sp. 24S4-2 window:
- a CDS encoding epimerase: MRILILGGTAFLSAEIARQAVAAGHDVTCLARGSAAAPPAGAAWLQADRAQGKQAYAEAAGEWDAVIDVTRDPEQARHALEVLAPTAAHWTVVSSCSVYAGHGIPGAGEDAPLLPPLAPGTALAAENYGEAKSAIEQHAITLAGPKAHLCRAGLIGGPGDGSDRYGYWPARFSRDDSQALVPDVGGSATQVIDVRDLAAWILKAAGQRVTGALNAVGSVVPFGTYVGEAARLAGYAGRTLAVPEDWLVAQGVAYWAGSDSLPLWLPPDHEGFAARSNAAALAAGLTLRPWQETLRDTLDDERSRGLGRDRKAGLGAATERRLVDAFRAAASQE, from the coding sequence ATGCGCATCCTGATCCTCGGCGGTACGGCCTTCCTCTCTGCCGAAATTGCCCGGCAGGCCGTTGCTGCCGGGCACGACGTGACGTGCCTCGCCCGGGGGTCGGCGGCTGCTCCGCCCGCCGGAGCCGCGTGGCTGCAGGCCGACCGCGCCCAGGGGAAACAGGCTTACGCCGAAGCTGCCGGGGAATGGGACGCCGTCATTGACGTGACACGCGACCCGGAGCAGGCAAGGCACGCGCTGGAGGTCCTGGCACCCACGGCAGCGCACTGGACCGTGGTGTCGAGTTGTTCCGTGTATGCCGGCCACGGGATCCCGGGCGCGGGTGAGGATGCCCCGTTGCTCCCGCCATTGGCTCCGGGCACAGCTCTGGCAGCGGAGAATTACGGCGAGGCGAAGTCGGCCATCGAACAGCACGCCATAACCCTCGCCGGCCCGAAGGCACACTTGTGCCGGGCCGGCCTGATCGGCGGCCCGGGTGACGGTTCGGACCGCTACGGCTACTGGCCGGCGCGCTTTTCCCGCGACGATTCCCAGGCGCTTGTGCCCGACGTTGGTGGCAGCGCCACCCAGGTCATCGACGTCCGCGACCTTGCGGCCTGGATCCTGAAAGCCGCCGGGCAGCGGGTCACCGGTGCCCTGAACGCCGTCGGAAGCGTCGTCCCGTTCGGCACCTACGTCGGTGAAGCGGCCCGCCTGGCCGGTTATGCCGGCCGGACTCTTGCGGTCCCGGAGGACTGGCTCGTGGCACAGGGTGTCGCCTACTGGGCAGGCTCGGACTCGCTGCCTCTGTGGCTCCCGCCGGACCATGAAGGATTCGCGGCACGCTCCAACGCGGCTGCCCTCGCCGCGGGCCTCACCCTGAGGCCGTGGCAGGAGACACTGCGGGACACCCTCGACGACGAGCGGAGCCGCGGCCTGGGCAGGGACCGGAAAGCGGGGCTCGGCGCCGCGACCGAGCGACGGCTGGTTGACGCGTTTCGGGCCGCGGCGTCCCAGGAATAG
- a CDS encoding ribose-5-phosphate isomerase, which produces MTTNPDFPRVHIATDHAGMELSAHLVNHLTAKGYDVVDHGPKVYDALDDYPSFCINAALAVVADQAAGVHALGIVLGGSGNGEQIAANKVKGVRAALAWNLSTATLARDHNDANVVAVGGRQHSVEEATEIIEAFLQEPFSNDERHVRRIGKIAAYETTGEVIA; this is translated from the coding sequence GTGACCACAAACCCCGACTTCCCGCGCGTCCACATCGCCACCGACCATGCCGGCATGGAACTCAGCGCCCACCTGGTAAACCACCTCACCGCCAAGGGCTACGACGTAGTGGACCACGGCCCCAAGGTCTACGACGCCCTGGATGACTACCCGTCCTTCTGCATCAATGCAGCGCTCGCCGTGGTGGCGGACCAGGCTGCCGGCGTCCACGCCCTGGGCATCGTGCTGGGCGGTTCGGGGAACGGCGAGCAGATCGCCGCCAACAAGGTCAAAGGCGTCCGCGCGGCCCTCGCCTGGAACCTGTCCACCGCCACCCTCGCCCGCGATCACAATGACGCGAACGTCGTGGCAGTCGGCGGCCGACAGCACAGCGTGGAGGAAGCCACGGAAATCATTGAGGCGTTCCTCCAGGAACCCTTCAGCAACGATGAGCGCCACGTCCGCCGCATCGGCAAGATCGCGGCCTACGAGACCACCGGCGAGGTCATCGCCTAG
- the pepN gene encoding aminopeptidase N, with translation MNLTRAEARERADLISVESYDVSLDLTKGDKVFGSITAVKFSARPGSSTFIDAVTHTVHSIMLNGRELDPAEVSDGVRIQLPGLAEENNLLVVAEAPYMNTGEGLHRFVDPVDNEVYLYTQFEVPDSRRMFAVFEQPDLKASFTFTVTAPSHWDVVSNSPTPLPIETIPGEDGGARSVWEFSPTPRLSSYVTALIAGPYQSVRSEVKGADGRVVPLGVFARKSLMQYLDADNIFELTRQGFEFFEAQFGCPYPFEKYDQLFVPEFNAGAMENAGAVTILEGYVFRGKVTGAQIERRAITVLHELAHMWFGDLVTMRWWNDLWLNESFAEYMSHLAAVENTEFDHAWTTFASVEKSWAYRQDQLPTTHPIFAEINDLQDVEVNFDGITYAKGASVLRQLVAWVGPEQFMSGVREYFSKHAWKNTELSDLMVELETASGRDLDQWGRLWLETAGVNTLTPEVSVDSAGAITSFTIVQSAVAEQPTIRPHRLAVGFYNVADGQLVRVHREELDVDGERTGVPALAGLQQPDLILLNDGDLAYAKVRLDPKSLATATAHLKDFRESLPRTLVWGSAWDAARDGETPARGYVELILANIASESDSSVILVQLRQLATTLTYYVAEEYREKTSVAAADQLWDMAAAVPAGSDAQLQFVKSYALLARSDSQLDTVSALLDGSAGLDGLTVDQDLRWELLACLVAGGRFGQDRIDAELERDNTANGQNAAALAKAAIPTPAAKAEAWESIVVKGDLSNALQASAVAGFTRVLDPALLEPYTEKYFDAVPGIVANRTHALAQQIVVGLYPSLQTTQATVDRTDQFLASLPEESAALRRMMLENRDGVARALRAREADVG, from the coding sequence ATGAACCTGACGCGCGCCGAAGCACGCGAGCGCGCCGATCTCATCTCCGTTGAGTCCTACGACGTCAGCCTGGACCTGACCAAGGGCGACAAAGTGTTCGGATCCATTACCGCTGTTAAGTTCAGCGCACGGCCCGGGTCCTCCACCTTTATCGATGCGGTGACGCATACTGTCCACAGCATCATGCTGAACGGCCGTGAGCTCGATCCCGCCGAAGTGTCCGACGGCGTCCGCATCCAGCTCCCGGGCCTGGCCGAGGAGAATAACCTCCTGGTTGTGGCCGAGGCGCCGTACATGAACACAGGCGAGGGCCTGCACCGCTTCGTTGACCCGGTGGACAACGAGGTCTACCTGTACACCCAGTTCGAGGTTCCGGATTCCCGCCGGATGTTCGCCGTGTTCGAGCAGCCCGACCTGAAGGCGAGCTTCACGTTCACCGTCACGGCGCCGTCGCACTGGGATGTGGTGTCCAATTCACCCACGCCGCTTCCCATCGAAACCATCCCCGGCGAGGACGGCGGCGCCCGCTCCGTGTGGGAGTTTTCCCCCACCCCCCGGCTTTCCTCCTACGTCACTGCGCTGATTGCCGGCCCGTACCAGTCGGTGCGCAGCGAGGTGAAGGGTGCCGACGGGCGGGTCGTTCCGCTGGGCGTGTTCGCCCGCAAGTCGCTCATGCAGTACCTCGATGCCGACAACATCTTTGAACTCACCCGGCAGGGCTTCGAGTTCTTCGAAGCGCAGTTCGGCTGCCCCTACCCGTTTGAAAAGTACGACCAGCTCTTCGTCCCGGAGTTCAATGCGGGCGCCATGGAAAATGCCGGCGCCGTGACCATCCTGGAGGGCTACGTGTTCCGCGGCAAGGTCACGGGGGCGCAGATCGAACGGCGTGCCATCACCGTGCTGCACGAACTTGCGCACATGTGGTTCGGAGACCTTGTCACGATGCGCTGGTGGAACGACCTCTGGCTCAACGAATCGTTCGCCGAATACATGTCGCACCTGGCCGCGGTGGAGAACACCGAGTTTGACCACGCCTGGACCACGTTCGCCTCGGTGGAGAAGTCCTGGGCCTACCGCCAGGACCAGCTCCCCACCACGCACCCCATTTTTGCGGAGATCAACGACCTCCAGGACGTGGAGGTGAACTTCGACGGCATCACCTACGCCAAGGGCGCCTCCGTGCTGCGCCAGCTGGTTGCCTGGGTGGGCCCGGAGCAGTTCATGTCCGGGGTCCGCGAATACTTCAGCAAGCACGCCTGGAAGAACACCGAGCTCAGCGACCTCATGGTGGAGCTGGAGACGGCCAGCGGCCGTGACCTGGACCAGTGGGGGCGGCTCTGGCTGGAAACGGCCGGCGTGAACACACTGACGCCGGAGGTATCGGTGGATTCCGCCGGAGCCATCACGTCCTTCACCATCGTGCAGTCCGCGGTGGCCGAGCAGCCCACCATCCGGCCGCACCGCCTGGCTGTCGGCTTCTACAACGTGGCCGACGGGCAGCTTGTCCGGGTGCACCGCGAAGAGCTCGACGTCGACGGCGAGCGCACCGGGGTGCCCGCGCTGGCCGGCCTGCAGCAGCCGGACCTGATCCTGCTCAATGACGGCGACCTCGCATATGCAAAGGTCCGCCTCGACCCGAAGTCGCTGGCCACGGCCACCGCCCACCTGAAGGACTTCCGCGAAAGCCTCCCGCGGACGCTCGTCTGGGGTTCTGCGTGGGACGCGGCGCGCGACGGCGAAACACCGGCACGCGGCTACGTCGAACTGATCCTGGCCAACATTGCCTCCGAGTCCGACTCTTCCGTGATCCTGGTTCAGCTCCGCCAACTCGCGACGACGCTCACGTATTACGTTGCCGAAGAGTACCGGGAGAAGACCTCTGTGGCTGCCGCGGACCAGCTGTGGGACATGGCCGCCGCTGTCCCCGCGGGATCCGATGCACAGCTCCAGTTTGTGAAGTCGTATGCTCTGCTGGCCCGCAGCGACAGCCAGCTGGACACGGTCTCGGCCCTGCTGGACGGATCGGCCGGGCTTGACGGGCTCACCGTCGACCAGGACCTGCGCTGGGAACTGCTCGCCTGCCTCGTCGCCGGCGGCCGGTTCGGCCAGGACAGGATCGACGCCGAGCTGGAGCGGGACAACACCGCCAATGGCCAGAACGCGGCCGCGCTGGCCAAGGCGGCCATCCCAACGCCGGCGGCCAAGGCCGAGGCATGGGAGTCCATCGTGGTCAAGGGTGATCTGTCCAACGCCCTGCAGGCCTCTGCCGTGGCCGGCTTCACCCGCGTGCTGGACCCCGCACTGCTGGAACCTTACACGGAGAAGTATTTCGACGCCGTTCCCGGCATCGTCGCCAACCGCACCCATGCGCTCGCCCAGCAGATCGTCGTCGGGCTTTACCCGTCCCTGCAGACCACCCAGGCGACAGTGGACCGGACGGATCAGTTCCTGGCTTCCCTGCCCGAGGAGAGTGCGGCCCTGCGGCGCATGATGCTCGAAAACCGTGACGGCGTGGCCCGTGCCCTGCGGGCCCGGGAGGCCGACGTCGGATAG
- the tig gene encoding trigger factor, with amino-acid sequence MKSAVENLTPTRVKLNVEVPFEELKPSIEEAYKTVASQIQVPGFRKGKVPAKLIDQRVGRGYVLETAINEGLNGWYQEAVQETGIRPLSRPEVEITEVPDPTATDGELKFHAEVDIRPEIELPDYAGIKVEVAAAESSEADVDKALDELRGRFGTLKSVDGPAADGDFLTIDITATIDGAEVDSASGLSYQVGAGTMLEGLDEAVTGLSADEDAIFETTLVGGDHAGEAAQVKVVVKTVKERELPAADDDFAQLASEFDTLAELREDLAKQAAESKVVEQGVEARDKVLDKLVELVEVPVPASVVEEQLEQHFKAENSHGEGDHDTEEHRAEVKANTERAFQNEIILDAIADKEEVGVSQNELIDYIVTTASQYGMDPNQFAQIIDQSGQVPMMVSEVRRRKALAVVLGQAEVTDSAGNKVDLSDFVRPGGEDAPVAEEAPAVESEASAEEATPSDDPAAVKF; translated from the coding sequence GTGAAGAGCGCTGTCGAGAACCTCACCCCCACGCGGGTCAAGCTCAATGTTGAGGTCCCCTTTGAGGAATTGAAACCCAGCATCGAAGAGGCATACAAGACTGTTGCTTCGCAGATCCAGGTCCCTGGCTTCCGCAAGGGCAAGGTCCCCGCAAAGCTGATCGACCAGCGCGTTGGCCGTGGCTACGTGCTGGAGACCGCCATCAACGAAGGCCTCAACGGCTGGTACCAGGAGGCTGTCCAGGAAACTGGCATCCGCCCGCTGAGCCGTCCCGAGGTTGAAATCACCGAGGTGCCGGATCCCACGGCCACCGACGGTGAACTGAAGTTCCACGCTGAGGTTGACATCCGTCCCGAGATCGAGTTGCCGGACTACGCAGGCATCAAGGTTGAGGTTGCTGCGGCCGAGTCTTCCGAAGCCGATGTCGACAAGGCGCTCGACGAACTCCGCGGCCGTTTCGGCACGCTGAAGTCCGTGGACGGCCCGGCAGCCGACGGCGACTTCCTGACGATCGACATCACCGCCACGATTGACGGCGCCGAAGTTGACTCCGCCTCCGGCCTGTCCTACCAGGTTGGCGCCGGCACCATGCTTGAAGGCCTCGACGAGGCCGTCACCGGCCTCAGTGCTGACGAGGACGCCATCTTCGAAACCACCCTGGTGGGCGGCGACCACGCCGGCGAAGCGGCCCAGGTCAAGGTAGTTGTCAAGACCGTCAAGGAGCGCGAGCTTCCCGCGGCCGACGACGACTTCGCCCAGCTGGCATCCGAGTTCGACACGCTGGCTGAACTGCGTGAGGACCTCGCCAAGCAGGCGGCCGAATCCAAGGTTGTCGAGCAGGGCGTCGAGGCCCGCGACAAGGTCCTGGACAAGCTCGTTGAGCTGGTTGAGGTTCCCGTTCCGGCCTCCGTCGTCGAAGAGCAGCTCGAGCAGCACTTCAAGGCTGAGAACTCCCACGGTGAAGGCGATCACGACACCGAGGAGCACCGCGCCGAGGTCAAGGCCAACACCGAGCGTGCCTTCCAGAACGAGATCATCCTTGACGCCATCGCGGACAAGGAAGAAGTCGGCGTCAGCCAGAACGAGCTGATCGACTACATCGTGACCACGGCCAGCCAGTACGGCATGGACCCGAACCAGTTCGCCCAGATCATCGATCAGTCCGGCCAGGTTCCCATGATGGTTTCCGAGGTCCGCCGCCGCAAGGCCCTGGCTGTTGTGCTGGGCCAGGCCGAGGTGACCGATTCGGCAGGCAACAAGGTTGACCTGAGCGACTTCGTGCGCCCCGGCGGCGAAGACGCTCCCGTTGCCGAAGAAGCTCCGGCCGTTGAAAGCGAAGCATCCGCCGAGGAAGCCACGCCGAGCGACGACCCGGCAGCAGTGAAGTTCTAA
- a CDS encoding Fpg/Nei family DNA glycosylase, which yields MPEGHSVHRLARQFADVFSGQHLAVSSPQGRFTDGAALLDTRTLVETAAHGKHLFLHFDNGLVLHVHLGLYGAWDFGGDATFRGASSIGAPRKVGEREVFDDGVADAAAFDSDGGAPAYAGPPAPVGAVRVRLAGAHGWADLRGATTCHAITGAEAGAVLARLGPDPLRNLPGDKEGFVTGLRARRTPLAALLMDQKVIAGVGNVYRAELLFRQGLDPWLPGRALDSAAAGELWEDTVSMMSDGVRDGRIITTPPRYWTEPDAGLPAPEESHSVYRRHGLDCRDCGTLVALSDLGARKLYWCPTCQQGS from the coding sequence GTGCCGGAGGGGCATTCGGTCCACCGGCTGGCACGCCAGTTCGCGGACGTCTTTTCCGGCCAGCACTTGGCCGTTTCCAGCCCGCAGGGGCGGTTCACCGACGGTGCGGCGCTGCTCGACACCCGGACGCTGGTGGAGACGGCGGCCCACGGGAAGCACCTGTTCCTGCACTTCGACAACGGACTGGTCCTCCACGTGCACCTGGGCCTCTACGGTGCCTGGGACTTCGGCGGTGATGCCACGTTCCGCGGCGCCTCCAGCATCGGGGCGCCCCGCAAGGTGGGGGAGCGGGAGGTGTTCGACGACGGCGTGGCAGACGCCGCCGCTTTTGACTCCGACGGCGGCGCTCCCGCGTACGCGGGGCCTCCTGCGCCGGTCGGTGCCGTCCGTGTCCGGCTTGCCGGGGCCCACGGCTGGGCGGACCTCAGGGGCGCCACCACGTGCCACGCCATCACCGGGGCGGAGGCCGGCGCCGTCCTGGCCCGCCTGGGTCCGGACCCGTTGCGGAACCTGCCTGGAGACAAGGAAGGCTTTGTCACGGGCCTGCGGGCACGGCGGACGCCACTCGCAGCACTGCTGATGGACCAGAAGGTGATTGCCGGCGTCGGGAACGTGTATCGCGCCGAACTGCTCTTCCGCCAGGGACTCGATCCCTGGCTGCCCGGCCGCGCGTTGGATTCGGCAGCGGCTGGTGAACTGTGGGAGGACACCGTCTCAATGATGTCCGACGGCGTCCGCGACGGCCGGATCATCACCACGCCTCCGCGTTATTGGACTGAACCGGACGCCGGCCTGCCCGCACCGGAAGAATCCCACTCTGTGTACCGGCGGCACGGCCTCGACTGCCGCGACTGCGGAACGTTGGTTGCGCTGTCCGACCTCGGTGCCCGCAAGCTGTATTGGTGCCCCACCTGCCAGCAGGGATCCTGA
- a CDS encoding OsmC family protein, which produces MTLDEHRYAVTVRWTGNRGDGTSTYRGYARDHDVEIAGLPVLKGSADPTFHGDRTRYNPEQLLLTALSQCHMLSFLHVAVKHGVVVTGYEDRAEGLMRTNRDGSGQFESVTLRPEVTVAARVDGALMEELHEEANKICFIARSVNFPVLHAPTTLVAEN; this is translated from the coding sequence ATGACCCTTGATGAGCACCGCTATGCCGTTACCGTCCGCTGGACCGGGAACCGCGGAGACGGAACCTCGACATACCGGGGCTACGCCCGGGACCACGACGTCGAAATTGCCGGACTCCCGGTCCTGAAAGGCTCCGCGGATCCCACCTTCCACGGAGACAGGACCCGCTACAACCCCGAGCAGCTGCTGCTCACCGCGCTGTCGCAGTGCCACATGCTTTCCTTCCTGCACGTGGCTGTCAAACACGGCGTTGTGGTGACGGGCTACGAGGACAGGGCCGAGGGGCTGATGCGGACCAACCGCGACGGCAGCGGCCAGTTTGAATCCGTGACGCTCCGTCCGGAAGTGACGGTGGCCGCTCGGGTAGACGGCGCGCTCATGGAAGAACTGCACGAAGAGGCCAACAAAATCTGCTTCATAGCCCGCAGTGTCAACTTCCCCGTGCTGCACGCCCCGACCACGCTGGTGGCGGAAAACTAA
- a CDS encoding ATP-dependent Clp protease proteolytic subunit encodes MATVDPAAQDNYIYNRLLKERIIWLGSEVRDENANAICSQLLLLSAENPEKDIYLYINSPGGSVTAGMAIYDTMQFIPNDVVTVATGLAASMGQFLLSSGTKGKRYATPNARILMHQPSGGIGGTASDIKIQAELILHMKKVMAELTADQTGQTVDTILKDNDRDKWFTAPEALEYGFFDKIAAHAGSVAGGGGTQNASGSEN; translated from the coding sequence ATGGCAACTGTCGATCCGGCAGCCCAGGACAACTACATCTACAACCGCCTGCTGAAAGAGCGCATCATCTGGCTTGGCTCCGAGGTTCGCGATGAGAACGCCAACGCGATCTGCTCGCAGTTGCTGCTGCTGTCAGCGGAGAACCCCGAGAAGGACATCTACCTTTACATCAACTCGCCCGGCGGCTCCGTAACCGCTGGTATGGCCATCTACGACACCATGCAGTTCATTCCGAACGACGTCGTAACGGTCGCCACCGGTCTTGCGGCTTCGATGGGGCAGTTCCTGCTCTCCTCCGGCACCAAGGGCAAGCGCTACGCCACCCCGAACGCCCGTATCCTGATGCACCAGCCGTCAGGCGGCATCGGCGGCACGGCCTCGGACATCAAGATCCAGGCCGAGCTCATCCTGCACATGAAGAAGGTCATGGCGGAACTCACTGCCGACCAGACCGGCCAGACGGTCGATACGATCCTCAAGGACAACGACCGTGACAAGTGGTTCACGGCTCCGGAAGCCCTTGAGTACGGCTTCTTCGACAAGATCGCCGCGCATGCGGGATCCGTAGCCGGTGGCGGCGGAACGCAAAACGCCAGCGGCTCGGAAAACTAA